From the genome of Bacteroidota bacterium:
ACGATCCATCCCTATATTGATTCTTTAATTGGCTTTTTTGGCGTTATTGTCCTCGTTATTTTGATTGGGATATTAGCTTCCAGCCTGGTGTTCCAATCCATTATGCTGGTGATCGACCGTACTCTTGTGCGCACCTCTTTTATAAAAACAATCTATTCCTCTGTTAAGGATCTGCTTTCGGCATTTTTGGGCAGCAAAAAGAAATTCGATAAGCCGGTATTAGTGCTTGTTAATAAGGAAACGGGTAACCAGCAGCTTGGTTTTATCACACAAACCGACCTGAAGTACCTGTCGATCTCCGAAGGCAAGGTGGCGGTGTATATGCCCCATTCTTATGCTTTTTCGGGGGTTTTATTGATAGCGCCTAAAGAAAATGTAACTCCGCTAAATGCCGGATCGTCCGAAGTAATGAAGTTTATTGTTTCGGGCGGAGTTACAGATATAGATGACCATAATCAACAAACAAAATAAACCATGCGAAAACTACTGATCACCTTGTTAAGTGTAATGACGCTTACAGAACTTATTGCACAAAAAGTTACGGTTAAAGAATCGGGCGATGCACTTGTAACCACCATTTATGAAACCGAACAGGATGATATAACCAAAGACTGGAAATCGTTAATGAAAAAGTACGATGCCAGAGTTGACGTAAGCAAAAATAAAATAGAGGCGAAAGATGCTGACATAAAGAGCTTGTCGAGCGGAAAATTTAATGTGACCGCAACCATGGAAAAAATAAAAGACGGGGAAGTTAAATTGGTTGTAGTGTTTGATCCTATTGCTACAGCCGAATCAAAAACTCCGGATCGTTCATCGTACATGAGCGGGGCGAAAGATATTGTGAAAGACTTCGCCTACAAGCGCAGCAGTGAATCGGTTGGCGAGCAGGTAAAAGACGCGCAAAAGGCATTTGACAAACTCGAAAAGCTGCGCGATGGCCTGGTGAAGGAAAATGAGAACCTGGCCGGTGATATTGAAAAATACAAGAAAAAAATAACCGATGCCGAGCGCGATATTGAAGTGAACAAAAGTAAAATAGAGGACAAGAAAAAGGAAGTTGAGGCCCAGAAGAAAGTGCTGGAGGCGATTAGTGATAAGCAGAAGGAGTTGAATTAATTGTTTAAGTAATTGATATGCGCTGTGAAGTATCGCTTTATCACTCCAAATGGATTTAGCGTGCATAATAAAAGATATGAGAAAATAATTTTAATTTAAATTGGCACGAAACAGTTAATATCAATCATTCTACTACAACTTTTTTACTCAACAATCTATCATTACCCGATGCCCTTATTAAATAAACACCGCGCGGCAGGGGTTCACTGCTTTCGATCAGAAACTCTGTTTGGCCGCTATCTGAGGTCATCAAAACTTTTGAATAAAATTCTTTGCCCATTAGATCATATAACACAACCAACACAGGGACTTCCTGCCTCAGACCTGAAAGTGTAAGAGCGTATTTATCATTATCGGATAGCTTTACAGGGTTTGGATAAACCGAAAATTCAGCTTTACTGTTAGACTTAAAATCTACAGGTATTATGTTTGAATACGAGTATTTTCCATCGAAATCAGTTTGCTTGAGCCTGTAATATGAGGTGCCATTGTATGCCCTCTCATCAACTGCGGAATAACTTAATTTATGGCTGCTGTTTCCGGCACCTTTAACAATAGCAAATGATTCGAAATTTATTCCGTCTTTTGATCTTTCCACAGTAAAATAATCATTATTGGTTTCGCTGGCGGTCACCCATGAAGTAAAAACTTTTCCATCAGAACCTGTTGCATTAAATGAGACCAATTCTATCGGCAACAGGGTATTTGTAAACTTAAATATGGTACCGATATTCCCTGTTCCTCCCGTGTTTGTCATT
Proteins encoded in this window:
- a CDS encoding DUF502 domain-containing protein; this encodes MKRIVRYFIQGILTAAPLFITFYIMALLFNKVGSVLHELGITIHPYIDSLIGFFGVIVLVILIGILASSLVFQSIMLVIDRTLVRTSFIKTIYSSVKDLLSAFLGSKKKFDKPVLVLVNKETGNQQLGFITQTDLKYLSISEGKVAVYMPHSYAFSGVLLIAPKENVTPLNAGSSEVMKFIVSGGVTDIDDHNQQTK